The genomic region AAACACGGAATGGGGTGAAGTGGAGGACCTCGTGCTCAAAGACATGTCTGACGGTTAGTTTCACTGTAATTCAACCCATATTTACATCTGTTTATTCAGCATTTACAACTGATACacttattattaatagtatgaaatatttacttttaaataccAAATTAGGTGACTATAAACTATTCccagaaatactgaaaataatagAAAATTCTAACAACACCAATCAACATGTTAAAAACATTCAAGTAATGCCTTGCAATGTTCATTACAAACAATAAAAGACTCTTCTTGAGACATCTAATGAGGTTTTCTGATTTCAAATTTTCTGGGTGGAGTGGTGTGGCAGGGGGTCTCATAATAGAGTCTGACTTATGTCACTTTTCAAGTTTAAAACTTAGAAcataatacaacattttctaCATTTCTTCCATAATACCACATTAAAGATATTCCAAATCGAAAATGAGATACTGTGAAAAATGATTAGGTGTAGACGAACACCTACACAGATGTTGATCTTTCATAACCATCAATAAAAAAGGGggaaattattttattctgtaATGTAAACATGGACCAAGTAACATATACTGCAGAAAGCTGTCATTCTTACTttgtgaaaaaatacaaaataaaacattgtataatatatatcAACAAAGTGTGTTTGTAAGGTACATTGTTTGCTAGTTTTAtggaagaatgagttgatttgaaACATGTATGGTAGTTTTAGTGCAGTTTAGATGCAAAATATTTTGTTGTGTCAAGCTTAAAATTGTTTGAGTTTTAAATAAGTGACATatgtattgagaaatgtgtcctataGTGATTGTATACTGTAAGTCAAGATGTTCtttcttattatatatatttttcttattaaaaGATAACCATATTTTCTTCTAGGTTTTATCTCAAACCTGACAATTCAACGTCAGTATTTCCCTAATAATGAAGACCAGACCGGTGCAGCCAAAGCTCTCCTCCGACTGCAGGACACCTATCAACTGGACACACAGACCATCTCTTCTGGAGACCTGCCTGGTGAGTATGAACTCTCCTCTTTCCAAACATACTTAAGATATACCTTTTTTGCATTTGTATGACATTTCATTGCATGTTTTCTTGTAGGTGTTACTGCAGGCTTGCCGTTTAAAAGCACCATGACGGTAGAGGATTGTTTTGAGCTGGGAAAAATCGCCTACTCTGATGCAGACTACTACCATACAGAGTTATGGATGGCCCAGGCACTCAAGCAACTGGATGAAGGAGAAGAATCCAGCGTTGAAATTGTGACAGTGCTGGACTACCTCAGCTACTCAGTCTACCAGCAGGGGGAGCTGGAGAGAGCTCTGGACCACACCAAGAGACTGCTGAGTGTGGGTTAGTCTGATCTACAATACTCAATATAAATCTTATCACAATATGTCTTAGTGTGACTGTCAAATCATGCAGACTGTGATTTATATAATAGAATATATGCTTTTCTAAATACATCTGTTCAAATAATCTGGTGCATTTTTCACATTCCAATATATTTGACAGAAAAATTAATTATCATAAACAGTCAGATTTTTTCAGTGTCATGCATCCCTAATTTAAACACAGTTTGCACATGCAATTGAAGAAAGGAGACCAAAATATCATACCTTTGAAATTGACTGTTCCTTGGCTGCTGCTTAAATGTTGACTATTAGAGATATTTGAGACATTCAACAGTTGTCCAAACTATTACAAAATGTTTAGCACATTTATCTCTCCTGAACAGATCCTGAGCACCAACGAGCACTCGGGAACCTAAAGTATTTTGACTACCAGCTAGCCAAACAGAAGGAGGCTGAGAAGGAGCAGAGTGTCAAGGAAGAGAGCAAGAAAGAACCAGAAAAGACAGTTGGGAAGGGTGACTATCTCCCTGAAAAGAGGAAATATGAGCAGCTATGTAGAGGACATGGAGTCAGAatggtaaataataaaatactgtaatggctgcataaaaaaaatattcactatAATGTCACATTAAGCATGAAATGCTGATGCATTAGctgaataatttttaatatttcagtgCATCTCTAGCTCCTCAGCCACGTAATTCAGccatttcagttgtttttgtgtgtgtgtgttttttttttaatactttgcaTCGATGTAACTTATTTATAAAGTAGTGGTTTATGTATGTTAGGTAATTTATTAGTAAAGACAGGATTTTGAATAATTTATGCACACCCAAGGTGGTAATACTGGCATAAAACAAAGCTCTATTTTTGTCCATTCAGTCGAGCAAAGCTCAATACATACtgcaaaaataagtaaaaaaaaaaatgaatgagttTTTAACTTCTTTTCATGATAGTGCCTACCTGGTTCATCATTTTGAATCCAACTTGTAATGCTGTGAAAGAGCATGAAATACcaaccattttatttaattatttgtcatgCTCAAGATAAATTCTCAATCTTACAGAGCCCTCGCAGACAGAGACGTTTGCAATGCCGTTACTACAACAGTAACAGACATCCTTTTTACATAATCGGCCCAGTGAAACAAGAGGATGAATGGGATCATCCACGTATCATCCGTTACCATGATATTATAACAGAGAAAGAAATGGAGAAGGTCAAGGAGTTGGCCAAACCAAGGGTGAGTTCAACTTGTAGAAGTCAAGTCTCCTGAAGAGACATGATCACTTTATATAATGAACAGATTTATTTGTATGTAAACACTGATAAAGGCACATACATAGAGCATATCAAATATGATgaagagaatttttttatttccattacAGAAACATGCATCCCTAAAATGATTTGAAAGTGCGCAAATATTTTTCCACTGTAACAAATTTTCATCTCTTAAAATCGgacaaatatgtttaaaaatgatgTCCACCCTTGAGATGAAGATGAATTCATTTGAATTGTAAGTTATACTAGTGTAAACTTACCAGGTCTAACATTTTAAGTTGTTTGGTATTAGTTTATCAATAAGgataattttgttaaaataagcaaataataaaaaatacttctCAGAGTATCACAACCTCTGACCTGTCATCATTCAGAGGCCGTTTTAAGTTATTAGTCCAGAGTGTAATCAAAGGCTCATGTAAAGTTTGAATGCTGGTGCTCAAGTTAGTTGGATATCATGACAAACAGAAAGAGTGTGTTGGTCTGTAGTCGGTCACTGACACTACAGCTGCTGTGTAACTCATGTACTCTGGCCGGTTGGCTCAACAGCTGCGCAGAGCCACCATCTCCAACCCCATTACTGGTGTTCTAGAGACTGCCCAGTATCGCATCAGTAAAAGGTAAGGCTCCTGTTGGTCTGTAGCACAGCCAACCCAGTAGTTTCCCCTGCTGCATGCTGGAAAAGCAACTAGAGTCCAGACAAAGGGGATTTATATCACATGCGTAGTATGGGTGGGTGGTCCAAAGTCAAAAGGTTGGAATAATGAAAGATGTCGCTTATGCTTACTTCcatgtatttgattaaaaatacagtaaaacagttcaactgtaaaataataatacaaattaaaagaactgttttctatttgaatataccgtatttaaagatttaaaaatattctttgaattttaagcagccattacaTTCTGCATTGTCACACTATCTtttagaagtcattctaatatgctgatttgctttccacaaaaatattaagcagcaaaatctATTtataaacactgataataataaataattaataataatattttttttgtatatacttTGACATAATCAATATAATTCTACTGTTATTGCAAAGTACATACCAGCCACCGGCCcatatgcataataaatagaTATCCCTATTTGTTTTGCTGTTCTTGGGAATGTTGCTTTTCCACTACTTCTTCACACACAACAGGTACATAATCGGTGAACTCGGTAGCAGTAGCAGTTCAACCCAGGCAGAAGCTATCCGATGTGTTACATATAAACTACCCATGCAGTCCAAGTCCACAGTTGGAGTAGTTCAGTATAACGACAGAAAATAGTGACAGCAACCTTTCACCTCACTCTTTCTATCTCCTCTCTTTTTCTCGGTGCTGGCTCTATAGCTCAGGCGTGCCACCGTGCATGACCCACAAACTGGCAAACTCACCACTGCCCAGTACAGAGTCTCCAAGAGGTAAGGGGTCAAGGATGAAGGGCAGAGGTCAAATATCAGTTTGGTGTCCTtcagacaaaaaaattaaattttcttaGAAACTAGTACTACAGTAGAACAACAGTCAGATGAGATGTGGTCCGGCCTTATGTCAGAAAAATTGATATTCCCTTCCTGTCAGCCATTATACTGGGCTGGTAGCACATGTGCCTCTGTAACACACAGAATTGCGGCGGTGCGCCCTGTAGCCTGTATCATTTCATATTAAAGTGTGAATGAAACTATTGAGTTTACGTGTCAGATTTGTGCAACTTTCAGCTgcggcagctcttaaagtaatagcagtCAAATAACTTAACCAGCTGCTGTGAtctctgttaatcaaagaacaaaagaaaaaaagaggaaatcaataacttttgtagctttaaggaaTCATCTacatttaatttagtatttagtGTTTGATGACTTCATTCAGTTTCTGTATAGTTCCTATACTTGCTGAAGAGCACTGGTAAATAATGGCTTTACTATATGTGAAGATTATTTTAGGtcacttaaattagaagttaTACTGTAAGTGTTGGATTGCTATAGTTAATCGCTTAATATtagaattaatattaatattttcctAGAGACATAAGTAATATTGGTGTCGGTGATACCTTGaacaaattttaaaaatatactttctttatgttgtttcatcattaatttgaagattgaatgtgaaattattgcaatataaaagtatatttaaaaactttaatgttaggGGAGATTCATTGCGATTAATTTCAGGGGGAAAAAAGTGTGATTGATTAGTTaattttttaatcgattgacagcacttactatatatatatatatatatatgacaaaatatatatatttttatataggctGGTAATTTAACGTGTTAATTAGAttgattaattatggagaaaaataacgcaCTTATCATTAATGCATTTACGCATTTGCTCCGCCCCAGACCATACAGTCgactgatgactaatatgaggcagagcaacaacttactgcttgatggagcctagagaatttCCCTAAAACTCAAGATACAGGGCAAAATGCCTGTTTGAaattgtctcatatttacatcacatagttaagaaagtgcaatatcacacgagtgcaaatgtgatactcgtctcatacaacagttcattaagaagttaacttaatattgtgttattttagactgttttgccaaacaaaatatcaagacaaatttgaactgttcatccccgagcaacccaaagcagcatttcatttcttaattcaCGTTTTGAACGAATTCGTTGAACCATTTGGTGCATTGAATCAAAGTatcgcgagagcgattcaaagtcaaagtcacctttatttatatagcgctttaaacaaaatacattgcgtcaaagcaactgaacaacattcattaggaaagcagtgtcaataatgcaaaaatgatagttaaaggcagttcatcattgaattcagttatgtcatctctgtcagttaaatagtgtctgtgcatttatttgcaatcaagtcaacgatatcgctgtagatgaagattCAAGAGCACAAGGAGTCATCTGCTCTCTAAACTcttgcagtactttgatgtcacacagcgATTGATCTGATTGGTGATGA from Carassius carassius chromosome 40, fCarCar2.1, whole genome shotgun sequence harbors:
- the p4ha1a gene encoding prolyl 4-hydroxylase subunit alpha-1a isoform X3 → MVKMGVRSVCCILLVSLLKSSSAHNDFFTSIGHMTDLLYTEKDLVTSLKDYIKAEESKLEQVKQWAEKLDALTATATQDPEGFLGHPVNAFKLMKRLNTEWGEVEDLVLKDMSDGFISNLTIQRQYFPNNEDQTGAAKALLRLQDTYQLDTQTISSGDLPGVTAGLPFKSTMTVEDCFELGKIAYSDADYYHTELWMAQALKQLDEGEESSVEIVTVLDYLSYSVYQQGELERALDHTKRLLSVDPEHQRALGNLKYFDYQLAKQKEAEKEQSVKEESKKEPEKTVGKGDYLPEKRKYEQLCRGHGVRMSPRRQRRLQCRYYNSNRHPFYIIGPVKQEDEWDHPRIIRYHDIITEKEMEKVKELAKPRLRRATISNPITGVLETAQYRISKRRATVHDPQTGKLTTAQYRVSKSAWLAAYEHPVVDHINQRIEDITGLDVKTAEELQVANYGVGGQYEPHFDFGRKDEPDAFKELGTGNRIATWLFYMSDVAAGGATVFTEVGAAVKPMKGTAVFWYNLFPSGEGDYSTRHAACPVLLGNKWVSNKWIHERGQEFRRPCGLKEAD
- the p4ha1a gene encoding prolyl 4-hydroxylase subunit alpha-1a isoform X1 — encoded protein: MVKMGVRSVCCILLVSLLKSSSAHNDFFTSIGHMTDLLYTEKDLVTSLKDYIKAEESKLEQVKQWAEKLDALTATATQDPEGFLGHPVNAFKLMKRLNTEWGEVEDLVLKDMSDGFISNLTIQRQYFPNNEDQTGAAKALLRLQDTYQLDTQTISSGDLPGVTAGLPFKSTMTVEDCFELGKIAYSDADYYHTELWMAQALKQLDEGEESSVEIVTVLDYLSYSVYQQGELERALDHTKRLLSVDPEHQRALGNLKYFDYQLAKQKEAEKEQSVKEESKKEPEKTVGKGDYLPEKRKYEQLCRGHGVRMSPRRQRRLQCRYYNSNRHPFYIIGPVKQEDEWDHPRIIRYHDIITEKEMEKVKELAKPRLRRATISNPITGVLETAQYRISKSAWLAAYEHPVVDHINQRIEDITGLDVKTAEELQVANYGVGGQYEPHFDFGRKDEPDAFKELGTGNRIATWLFYMSDVAAGGATVFTEVGAAVKPMKGTAVFWYNLFPSGEGDYSTRHAACPVLLGNKWVSNKWIHERGQEFRRPCGLKEAD
- the p4ha1a gene encoding prolyl 4-hydroxylase subunit alpha-1a isoform X2; this encodes MVKMGVRSVCCILLVSLLKSSSAHNDFFTSIGHMTDLLYTEKDLVTSLKDYIKAEESKLEQVKQWAEKLDALTATATQDPEGFLGHPVNAFKLMKRLNTEWGEVEDLVLKDMSDGFISNLTIQRQYFPNNEDQTGAAKALLRLQDTYQLDTQTISSGDLPGVTAGLPFKSTMTVEDCFELGKIAYSDADYYHTELWMAQALKQLDEGEESSVEIVTVLDYLSYSVYQQGELERALDHTKRLLSVDPEHQRALGNLKYFDYQLAKQKEAEKEQSVKEESKKEPEKTVGKGDYLPEKRKYEQLCRGHGVRMSPRRQRRLQCRYYNSNRHPFYIIGPVKQEDEWDHPRIIRYHDIITEKEMEKVKELAKPRLRRATVHDPQTGKLTTAQYRVSKSAWLAAYEHPVVDHINQRIEDITGLDVKTAEELQVANYGVGGQYEPHFDFGRKDEPDAFKELGTGNRIATWLFYMSDVAAGGATVFTEVGAAVKPMKGTAVFWYNLFPSGEGDYSTRHAACPVLLGNKWVSNKWIHERGQEFRRPCGLKEAD